GATATCTTCAGGGATAATGGAAGCTTGGGTGTTGCAGGGAGGTAGGTCTGGATGTAGGTGGAAGGAAGGGAGTTGATGGGAAAACATGTGCTGGAAGGGGGAGAAAACAGTCAAGGAAGGGATGAAAGAAACCAGTAAGAGCCCAACACAGGCCAACAGCATGGCTCCTGGTGGGGCAGAAAGGCACGAAGGATGTGCAGACACATCTTTCCAGGTGCCCAGACTCACCCTCCCCCCAGGAAACCACAGGGACCCATAAGTGCACACAAGCTTTTCATGATCGGGGAGCATGGAGCACAGGCAGGCCCGCCAAGGGCTCAGATGTAAAAACTGGGCCCTCCAAGAGGCCCGAAGGCATCTGAGATGCTAAAGGGGCCTTGGTCTGACTGTACCACCTGCCTGTGGCCACTGgggacctcaggatcctctaCAGCCTTTCATGGCCTCATGTCCCCTCATAAGACACTATGCAGATGGCCTTGGTGCCTATTAGATGTGAGACTTCTAAGCAGGTAGAATCGATGGTGAGAGCTCTGGCTTTACAGGAGGGATGACCAGTGGCTCACTTTAGGGGCCCTGAACTGCCCTTGGAATTTCATTTTCCATCCTAAAGCCAACCTGCTATCAGAAGCCTTCCTTGGTCCCTGCCCATGGCAGCATCACCAGGTAAGGAGAGTTCTGGAAGTAAAACTGGAGCTCCGGGCTCTAGGGCCAGCTCTGATGCTGTGCTGCTTGCAGCCCTCTGCTCTCTGTAGGCTGCAGGGAGGCTCTTTGTCGCCCTGGTCACACTGttcttgtgtgctaagtcgcttcagtcttgtctgaccctttgcagtcccatggactgtagctgccaggcccctctgtccgagagattttctgggcaagaatactggagtgggttaccatgccctcctccaggggatcttcctgacccagagatcgaacccgcatctcttatgtctcctgcattggcaggcgggttctttatcactagcaccacctgggaaacccctgttCTTGGCCATAGGGCATTTCTTGGCCTGCTCAGGGCTCAGCCCTGACTTCCCTTGGGGAGAAGATCCTTACCTCTGATGATCCATTTGAGTTGGAGCATCACAGACTTGGGCTGAATATGGAGCTCTTCCTGTTCTTCAGACCACACAGGGTGTCCTTTCTTGGGGGGTACCTCTCCATTCTCTACCTCCCACCACACCCAATCAGCCTGGCACCCACTGGTAAGATCATTGAAAGAGTTGTACTGATAACATTGCTGCCCTGATCAGAAACCATCAGTGGCTCCCCAACCCTCATCTAAGacaagggggaaagggaggatGAAATTCCAGAAGgttagaaagatggtaagaaAGACCCTAGGCCAAGGACTGAAATCTTTGAGCAAATTGGGAAATGCAGCAGTCATTAATGGAGTGTTGAAGAGGTCAGAGAAAAGTTAGTTTAAAGATTGCCAAAGAGACAGGGAATAAGCCATGGGGGAAGAGCAAGGGTCCACAAACCACGGGGGCCTTGGGAACATCCCAGGAGAGGGCGGAGGAGAGGATGGAAGTGCTCTCCAGGCTCAGATGGAAGATGGGGAAATTCAAAGAAGAGACTGAGTGTGGAAGGGTCCTTGCTTGCAATGGAATGGACACTCCTGGCCTTTCCAAGAGCCCATAGAATGGAGTCAAGGCTGAAATTTCTGGAGACTGGGCCAGAGGGGACCCTAAGTGGGAAAAGCATGAGGAAGCAGGTGGTCCCATCATGGGTGGGGTGGTAAATACCTGGGATATGATTTGGTACCCCCAGGAAGTGAGGAAAGAGAATGGAAGAGTCCTGGGGAAGAAGGAGCTGGGGAGATAGCGAGGGGATAGtcaggggcaggaaggaaggagaggaaacaAGTAAGGGGGGGAGATTTCCTGTGCCCTGAAGGGGGGTTCCTCTCTCAGGATCCTGGCAGAAGACTCAGGAAGGATTTCCTGGAGCTGGCACCCCtgtgccccacccctgccccgtgTGTATAGGTACCTAGTatccccactccatccccaggGTAGAGGTACAACCTGCTGACTGGAAGAAAATGCAGCACAGACCAGCCCATGAGACCCTTGGATCTTGGTGACCAGGGAGATGGAGGGTTCACCCAGCCATGGTCCTAGGACCCTGCATCCAACCCCTCCCAGCCCAGACTAGCTGGGAGAGCCTCAGGGGCCGAgcgccccaccccccacacctgGTGCCATACCTGGCTTTGCTGCCATCGCTCAGAACATGGAGGCTGCAGCTGCATTGAGAGGGGCAGGCACCCTGGGCCTGTGGGGGCCCTCCGAGGGTCAGGAGCCAGAGCATGCCCACCGCCACCCTCATGGCTCCTGGCTTCTCTGTAGCCCAGGCAGGGGCCTGTCcctcactgctgtgtcctgccggcccagccaacccagcagctgcccacTGCTCATCGTCTGTCCACACCCCCACTTGAAGCCATCGGATAAGCACAGACAGGCTGGGGATTAGGGAGGGGAGCCCTGGCCATGCACTCAGCAGCTTATTGCTTCCTGGGATCACCCAGTCctgaagatgggggtgggggatccCCTTTCATGGCAGCAGCCGCAGGCCCAGAGATGCAGGGCACAGCCAGAGGTGGGCGGGTCACCCAGAGGGGCAGGTGGCTGCTGGGCTGACTGGCAGGGCTGGAAGACTGGAAGAAAATGCACCACAGAAAATGCCCACCTGCAAAGCCACTGCATGCCAGCCAAGCTATGACTGCACAGACCCCGCAGGGTGCCTGGGCTCAAAGGAGATGAAGACAGAACCGGCCTCTAAAAACGGCCCCTGGAATTTCTCTCAGTGACACTATCTTATAGTGAAAAGACAATGAGACAAGGCGGTGAAGGCATTAGAAAGAGCCCAAGCTCCAGGCCCGGTCAAccaggttcaaatctcagctcttccGTTCACTggctgtgatcttggacaagttacaTGGCCTCTCATGGCCTCTGTGTCCTCGTCTATCAATGGGAAGTAGTGTTACTCTGCTCAGGGTGCTTACGCAAATTAAACAAGCCACGTTTCTCAGACCTTGACAGCCTGCGGGAACAGAGGCTTCTTGGGAGTAGTACTTACTCCCTGCTCCCTGCTTCTTGGGAGTAGTACCCTGCTCCACTGGTGTGTCCAAGGACAAGCTGGGTAGATTCAGGTATTTGAGGGTGACTGCAGAGGTGTCTCCCATGGGCTCATGAACTCTACCAGCCCACTGCCCTGAACACCCCATGGACACAGTCTCAGATCACTGCCATCTGAGCATTATGAGCATTACCACCAATGGCAAAGGCACGAGGTGTCTTGGCCTGAGGGCAGAGAGCGCCCCTCACCTCTAGTTATCTCACTCTGAGGAGGGCTCCAGAGCAGGATCCCCCAGAGCTTTTAGAGAAGGAACTGTCGATTTCTACTGATTGGCCCTACCCTCAACCTCATCCCACCATCAACACCGCCTTCCCCTCATCCATTCTTCACATTTGACTCCAAGGCTTTGCTCTCTGGCCAGGCATGCCCTACCTGGATCTGATGGCTTTTCCAGAAGGTTCCTCAGCCCCATTGCCCATGGGCATAGACAGACCTCCACCAGTGAGATGTGACCAAGACAGATACCTGGGGCCCCAGTATACACACAAAATGTCTGTGCCTGTTTTAACAACATTGGCTTCCAGGAACTATTGGCTCccattccttcctctcttccaatTCAGCCAATATGATCTTCTCAGTGCTTTCCACCTGTAACTCCTCCCCAAACCAAAAAGCCAACCCTGCCCATTACCACATCTCTGGCTTTTCCTTCTTCTGTTGGGGAtacctttccttctctcttttgccTACCCAAACTCTGCCCTTGATTCCTGGTCctgtccttctttcttttctcccctgaAGTCTTTTGTGATCTTgcaagcatgaaaaaaaaaaaaaaatctgatctgTGTTTCCGGTTACAGCAATGCAAGATAGAAATcaggaagggcagggaggcctcTATGGTAACAGGGTTATCAAGGAAGGCTTCCAGAAAGATGTAGAGGGTCAGCTCAGCCCTGAGTGTTGTTAGGCTTGGATACAAGTGAGGATCAACAAGAGAACGGACATGGGGAATGAACACTTACAGAATAAAATGAACTGCTTGACAGGGAGCTGTAGGGGTGGGAGACTGGGCTTCTGTTCCAGCTCCATCTGTGAACCGGTGTATGACTTCAGGCCAGTTCTTAACTgcattgagcctcagtttcctcgcaGGAAACTAAAAGGATGATGGTATCTAATTCTTGGAGATGTTGTAAGAATCATCGTAAGATCATTTAGCACAGTACCAGGCCCTTGGAGAGCATTCAGTAAACATTAGCTATATTGCTAGTGTCATAGGGAAGCACAAACCTGACTCGGTATTTGTAATAGATCCGTTTCTTTTCCTTTAACCTTTGTTATTCTTTTGCTTTGGCTTTGAGTTAAGAATGTTCCCTACAGGGGGATCCCTGGTGGCCTAGttgttaggattccaggctttcacagCCGTAGTCTCAGTTCAAACCCTGATGGGGGAGCTGAGCCATgcagtgcagaaaaaaaaaaaaaaaaaaagactattgcTTATAACCTGAAATACACAGGGGAGCcctttctcaaggctctgacctttaagggTTTAACACATTTCCTTTTGTATAGAGATGAAAAGTTGTATAAAGACAGTAACATCTGTCTTTTGGAGGAACAGCTGTAGGAACAAAGGATTGTGACACCAAGAAATTTGCAACAACCAACCACACCCCCTCTTtaccttgcctttaaaaatgctttgctgaaactctTCGGGGAGTTTGGGGTGTTTGGGGCAAGAGCCACTTGTTCTTCTTGCACGGCCCTGCACTAAACTTTTCCCTACTCCAAACTCTGACGTTTTGGTTCCTGCATTGGGTGAACCCACCGTTGGATTCAGTAATATTAATAGCAGcactctgggccttggtttctttATATGAAAATGAGTTCAGTTGTTCTGGataagtgtttttttctttctttcttttttggctgtgttgtacagcttgtaggatcttagtgtttcaaccagggattgaacccgggccttggcagtgaaagcacagaatcctaacctctggaccaccagggattccCCAGAGTTAGTGTTTCTTAATGTAAATGTCACTATAAGCCAGTGTGTAACTTGTACCAGGACCTCATTTATAGAAGGCAAAATTCCTAGTGGGTCATGGGCCACTTAGGGCAGCAGCCCCTCTGTCTCAAGCCGGTGCCTTGGGAGGTGCTTATGCTTGCATAGGTTAAGTGCGCTATGGGACACAAGAAATGAAGCCTAAGGCTATATCCATGATGTATTCTTCTGATCAGGACTTACACAGGCCAGGGTGGGTGGAGAGGAGTGGGGAGCGAGGTGGGAGATGCTTACTTTGCAAAAGAGACAACTGAGATGACCCCAGTGGGCCTGCCTCAGGGACATAGGCAGTTAATGGTTAGTTCAGAACCAGAAGCAGTCTCTAGTCCCAGCTGGAGCTCCTTTCATGACAGTAAATGACTTCCAACCATCACTCTTTCCCCGTGGCTTGTGGACGTGAGCTCCGGTGGACACACATACACGtgtacacacgtgcacacaggtGCTCAGCTTGTCGGCGCCTGCAAACATGGGAGGGCCTGGCTCCTGACCCATTCTCAGGCTTGGCTGCAGCTCAGATCCCCCCTTCTgctccccatcccgcccctcgTTATGCAACTCTTTTCTAATTCAGCTTTTGGCTATATACCATTTGGATTCTGGGTCCTTAATCCGATGGAGCTGAAATGAATGAGGCCGGACTCCGTGCTGGCTTCACAAAGGCTATACTGTCTAACTGATGAATGGGTTCCTTCTGTCCAGGCCAAGAAGATGATTTGGAGGGCCAGGGGGCAGCAAAAAGGGAGCCCGATGTCTAGCATAATACCCTGCATGTGCCAGCACGTGGAATGGCCCTTTATaacggaggagcctgggttgggggagccagagacgagCTGGGTCAGCtgggagaaaggcagagagaatgGCGGAGTCTGGGACCCTGCCCCCTGGCTTCGGGGAGCTGGAGGTGCTGGCCGTGGGGACGGTGCTGCTGGTGGAAGGTGAGCCAGGCAGGAGCTGGGGTGGAGTGGAGCTCAGTAGGCCCCCAGAATGCAGGTCACAGCTGCAAAGCTGGCAAGGAGAAGTCCCCAAACCATACTCCTCTGTGCTTAAACCCCCAGAGTCTTCGGATGGCTGCACCCGCGGGCTGCAGCTTGCAGCCTGGGAGCCAAGAGAGAGAAGCCAGGcatgggacagggagggagggattTTGAGAAGGGGTTGTCTGCCCAGGGCATGACCAAGaaccagaccttttcatgtcccTCCTGTCAGGAGAAAGTTGAATCCACTCCCTAGAAATCCTGCTAAGAATCTCATTTAAGATCAGGCCCCTGGTAGGCTGTGAAGACAGTCAGCTCTGCCACCTGCTGTCTGAGTCACTGAAACCAAGACACctgagctctctgagcctcagcgcCCTGACATTCCAAATGGGTGGTGGTGAAGGTTAGATGTGATCAAGGTATTAAGTTTGCCTAGACAAACCCAAGTATTCAAGTTCATTCACTCCCTTCCAGCCCCACATTACTTTCACCATCTTCTGGCCCTCAACCCTAAGCACTTCCGCCCTAGGGGCGACCTGGGTCCGTGAGATGTGAGCTTCAACCCAAAATCCCTGAGATGCTCACTGAGGCCAGGGCTGGAGCAATAGACCCTGGAGTTGGGTGAGCCCAAGTCTAGGTCAGTGGGGGATGCAGCCTTTGTTCAAAGCAGATTCAGAGACAAAATCAACACATTTGAGAATTGAAAGTAGAGAGGGAACAGCAGCCACCAGGCTGGCTCTGAAGCCCTGGACCCCGGACCCCATCGTCTGGTGGCCtcaacccccttcccctcctctgggAACCCTGCAATCTAGCATCCCTCTAGGTCCTCAAACGTGCCTTGAAAGTTTACAGCTTTATGTTTTTGTACGTGCTGGTCCCTCTTTCTAGAATGCTCTTCCACACCCTGTCCTCGTCCTTGTCCTCCCTGTGAAGGCTCACAGTTTGGAGGCAGGATCCACCCCATTTCTCACTTCACATGGGAGAAGCTGAGGTTCAGGGAGCCTAAAGGAGCAGCAAATAAGTGACAAAGCTGAAATTCAAGGTTGGGTCTGTCTGCCACTGGACACCACCGGCTTGAAGCTCACCTCACTGCCTGGGGTCCTGGGAAGCTCCCAGTTCTATGTTGCCTCCTCCTCTCTGAGGTTCTCCCTAACATTGTTCCAGAGTCCTTGGAAAGGGCATTTTGGAATTTGAAAAAATTTGAGTTCaagtcccagccctgccccttaCTAGCTGTGTACTTAGGCCAACATCTCTGAGCCTTGGCGTCTCCATGGCAAGTCAGGAGGACAGTGTCCAGGTGAAGACTGACTGGGAGGATCCATGTAAAGTGCTCAGGTGGGCACGTGATAGGTGCTCAGTGGCTATCTATAACAGTGATTGTGCTGGCACAAACTGTGCTGCACTTTACTGATTTTCTTCCTCGTCGATCTTTCTATCAGACTGTGCATTGGTAGAGGGCAGGGTGTACATTTCATGGGTTTCAGTATCTGAGGGCCAGCCCGCCTCATGGGCACTTGATGAGCTGCAAGGAGATGGGTGCTGaggatgagggggtggggggttgcaGAGGGCCCATCCATTCCATGGGCCCTCATTCTGAACCCCAGGAGGGCCTCACAGCCCCAGTGCCAGCTCTCCCCTTCTTTTCAGCTCTTTCTGGCCTCAGCCTAAACATCCTGACCATCCTCTCTTTCTGCAAGACCCCAGAGCTGCGGACCCCCAGCCACCTGCTGGTGTTGAGCTTGGCGCTGGCCGACACTGGGATCAGCCTGAACGCCCTCGTTGCAGCCACGTCCAGCCTCCTCCGGTACCTGCCCCCACCCTAGTCCCTGGGCTCTGGGGCCTGACCTCAGGGCCCTGGGCAGCAGGCCAGAGACATGCTTCCTACCTGTAGAAAGCTCTAGGGGAGAGGGTGGGCAGACCAAACTAGGGTAAATCTGAATTCCAGACCATGCCTGCAGAACCACAGCTGATTTCTGGAACATAGGAGTTCCTTGGACCTGACCATCAGAGCAGGCTGACTGTGGGGACTAAGTGCCTGCGTCCTGCAACCAGGCTGCCTGGGTTGGAATCCTGACTTCATTATTTCTAGCTCTCTGTAAATTGCGTGTTATTACCTAACTAGTATGGTTGTTGGAGGTATTGTTTGTAAATCATTTAAAACAATGCTTGGCACCTAGGACGCCTTAAATAAGTATTTGTGAAAGCAAACAGGATTTTGACAAGTGTCTAAGACCTTACGTGACCGGGGTCTTCCAGTGTGGTCTAAGAAGGTGTttataggattgttttcttaagcAGATGGATCATTCCTGTGGAGCTAGAGCCACCCCTGCGTACAAAGGCTCAGGGCTGACTCTGCAGGGTCTGAATCAGGGAGGATTCCCTGCCCTGTTGTCCTCCGGCACCTTCCCAGGGTGGGGGATGGGCAACTGAAGCTTCCGCCCTGCTTGACCTGTGGGGCCAGAAGGTGGGAGGCCTGGGGTCTGCCCTCTGACTTTGCCTTTCTGTGCTGTGTGGCGTTGGCTCAGTGCCTCTTCCCCTCTCAGCCTCAGGCACGAGCTCTCCTCCCATCATGTTGCGTCCTGTGATACAGGCACCTGATCACCAGGGAGACTCCTTGGTCCAGCCCAGGTGCCCCTTCACCCCGGTGGCTCGGTCTctgaggcctcagtttcctcatagaaAAACAGATACTAAAGCCCTTTTCTAAGGAGCCAAAGGTGCCCTCCAAGCTGCTGACAAGCGGGTGAGGGAGGAGGACAGGGCGAGGCGAGGGGTCACTGGCGCCCCGTGTCTCCCACAGGCGCTGGCCCTACGGCTCAGAAGGCTGCCAGGCCCACGGCTTCCAGGGCTTCGCCACCGCACTGGCGAGCATCTGCAGCAGCGCAGCCATCGCCTGGGGGCGCTATCACCACTTCTGCACCCGTAGGTCTCCGGGTTCCGCGTACGGAGGGGGTCAGAGCGAAGGTCTGCTCAGCATCTCCCAGTTCAGGGAAGTGTGGGTGGGTGTAAGTGTGCCTGAGTGTGGGGTGTGGGCCCCcaagagagggaggagggtgggagagcGCAGGAGAGATGCTGAGGCGCCTGCTGGGCAGGTTCCCTGTGCCCTCACTGCAGCCTCAGGCAAGTCAGGGGTCCTCTGtgaaccttggtctcctcctCTGCAAGGATGAGTTTTGTAACCAACGTCAcagttttatttggaaaatcAAATGAGATTCTGGATACAGAAGATGCCCTTGAAGACAGGCACTGTTGGGAGGCAGCAGAGAGgtggtgtgtgagagagagactggGCACCTGCCTTGGCACCTCACACTTCCATGGAAATTCTGCCATGCGAAGGCTTCATGAAAATGAGTCTAGTTCAAGATCTCCCAAGCTGTGTTGTCAAATTCCCTCTTCATAATTAGACATATAAGTGTACCACCTGCTTTATTATTTACCTGATGTTTTTCTTAAgtgactcattttttttaaattaaaacaactgCTTTAGTCTCATTCTAAATAGTATCTGTGAAATCACAAAGTTAATGTCATAATTTTAATACACATAAAGGTAAGAAACACATTCACCCATAGACCATGTAGAATCTCACTCACCATGGGAGAAACGTAAACATTCTTTGGGGGCTGTGGCTCAGTCACCCCTCACGCAAACCCTCAGCTTGCAGACTGGGAAACACTGGTTCAGAGAAGTCCAGTAGCTTGCCCTGAGTCACACGGCTACAGGAGCCAAGCTGGGACTGTGCGTGGCCTGGATGCCTTAGAGGGAGCCTCCCCTTTGTCTCCTTGTTCCCAGGCACAGAGGTTACTCTGGGGTTCACAGCTAACATGGCCTTGAGCCatgagcatcagtcctttggaATCACAGATCTGCCCCATGGACACACGGCTCACTGCCCTTAACAATGTCACATGCTTCTCTTCAGGGCCCAAAACACAAAGCCTTTGTTCCCCGCTAATGCTGACTCCTATCTGCCTCATCTGACCTTGGAGCTCCTCTTCcactacttctttttttcttttttctttctcttccactgCTTCTATCCCAGCCCTGTCCCCAAACCTTCCGCAGACCATCactcacatgtgcatgcacacctgTCTCTTTGccatctccctctttctctgtgttctctaaAGAAGATGGTACAGAGTGTCTCTAGGAGACTTCCACATCCATTGTCTCTTTTATTCTTCATAACAATCATCGGAGGCAAGGATTATCATTCCCAGTTTGtgaaggagaaaactgaggcttagagaaactTAACTTGCCTGAGGCCCTGCACTGCTAAGCATCAGAGCCAGCATTTAAGGACATTCCACGTGACCACCAAGTCCATTATTTTTTCACTCTGCCAAGCTACCGCCTCCCCTCCACCATCCTCCTCCCGTGTCCCATGCAGGCAGCCGACTGGACTGGAACACGGCCGTCTCCCTGGTGCTCTTCGTATGGCTGTCTTCTGCCTTCTGGGCGGCGCTGCCCCTCCTGGGCTGGGGCCACTATGACTATGAGCCGCTGGGGACCTGCTGCACCCTGGACTATTCCAGGGGGGACAGGTGAGGTTTGGGCAGCAGCTTCGAGGCTTCTTTCCATGGGAATCTGGGCTTTGAGCCTATAGGACAGCAGTGTCAGCTGAAAATCCAAATGGGGATGTGCCAACATCTGCCAGACAGTGTCAGCTCCTTAGCCATGATCCCCTTGTATAAGTTGACAGTGGGACTAAGGAAAGCCCATTCTGAAGATTggccaagagatgggaatgttaTGCCAGTTGGGGTGCAGAGTTGGGCCCCAGAAGGGGTCC
Above is a genomic segment from Dama dama isolate Ldn47 chromosome 15, ASM3311817v1, whole genome shotgun sequence containing:
- the RGR gene encoding RPE-retinal G protein-coupled receptor isoform X2, whose amino-acid sequence is MAESGTLPPGFGELEVLAVGTVLLVEALSGLSLNILTILSFCKTPELRTPSHLLVLSLALADTGISLNALVAATSSLLRRWPYGSEGCQAHGFQGFATALASICSSAAIAWGRYHHFCTRSRLDWNTAVSLVLFVWLSSAFWAALPLLGWGHYDYEPLGTCCTLDYSRGDRNFTSFLFTMAFFNFLMPLFITVVSYRLMEQKLGKTSRPPVNTVLPARTLLLGWGPYALLYLYATIADATSLSPKLQMVPALIAKTMPTVNAVNYALGSEMVHRGIWQCLSPQRRERNREQ
- the RGR gene encoding RPE-retinal G protein-coupled receptor isoform X1: MAESGTLPPGFGELEVLAVGTVLLVEALSGLSLNILTILSFCKTPELRTPSHLLVLSLALADTGISLNALVAATSSLLRVSHRRWPYGSEGCQAHGFQGFATALASICSSAAIAWGRYHHFCTRSRLDWNTAVSLVLFVWLSSAFWAALPLLGWGHYDYEPLGTCCTLDYSRGDRNFTSFLFTMAFFNFLMPLFITVVSYRLMEQKLGKTSRPPVNTVLPARTLLLGWGPYALLYLYATIADATSLSPKLQMVPALIAKTMPTVNAVNYALGSEMVHRGIWQCLSPQRRERNREQ